In Seriola aureovittata isolate HTS-2021-v1 ecotype China chromosome 24, ASM2101889v1, whole genome shotgun sequence, the following proteins share a genomic window:
- the slitrk6 gene encoding SLIT and NTRK-like protein 6 has protein sequence MVPCIIFIALFVTAVRSQDIHPSQASSSISESCDSLCSCEGKDGILHLNCEQRNISKISQIIVPSGVPFHLNLYKNDLVELRAEEMEGLKNALSLHIGGNSIQELEPGVFSALGSLKKLHINSNFLVTLKEDTFQGLVNLEFLQADTNFIRVIEPGAFNKLIRLKVLILNDNSIEFLPSNIFRFVPLTHLDLRGNKLQTLPYVGFLEHIGRIMELLLEDNDWVCDCDILHLKIWMENMRAQSAIGDVVCSTPHHLKGTILAKVKRDVLCPSHADINLEEPSKSLDMVVTPSSKVSQVPKLVNAKDDAKVPTPSHFPGSPCVEHCSCHNHPVAGFLMHCQDRGIQKVSDIGILQQSPTKLVMTGNMIQKLLKYDFVTYDSLELLNLANNRIDYIDNETFLSLSSLKKLYLNGNRIEKLFSTMFVGLHNLEYLYLEYNLIKEIAPGTFNPLPNLKLLSLNNNLLSSLPAQIFRNVPLTKLNLRKNLLMHLPVSNVLDQLDSLEQIYLEDNPWDCSCDLLSLKQWVEKLRKDTVVGSILCHTPKNVMQAELRSVRHETLCPGLGTYYPMSPGGEESVTATLGPDSSGKSLFSPLTDTVPLSVLILSLLVFVLMIIFCSAGLVVFVVHRRRRRAKKKAAEEQPRENANSSPIHLHYSMYGQKTTHHTLTQRTGSASLYEERSHSPIVQICRNPTYCSQHKEHDADLDYSLDEPGAKHHLCRSIMEKENTSPLTGNPSSKFRPMTGECPAEFVTLGNPNSLYRNILEREKELQQLGITEYLRKNMPQLQSAVDMQVPGHQEELKLMETIMYTRPRKVMLEQTKNEYFELKANLHTEPDYLEVLEHQTAFN, from the coding sequence ATGGTGCCCTGTATCATTTTCATCGCCTTGTTTGTCACTGCGGTGCGATCCCAAGATATCCATCCCTCACAGGCATCATCCTCTATTAGTGAGTCTTGTGACTCCTTGTGCTCCTGCGAGGGGAAAGATGGCATCCTTCATCTGAACTGTGAACAGAGAAACATCAGCAAAATCTCCCAAATCATAGTCCCGTCAGGTGTGCCCTTCCACCTGAACCTTTACAAAAATGACTTGGTTGAGCTGCGCGCTGAGGAAATGGAAGGGCTTAAGAATGCTCTGTCACTGCACATAGGGGGTAATAGCATACAAGAGCTGGAACCAGGGGTCTTTAGCGCTCTCGGTTCACTTAAAAAACTCCACATAAATAGCAATTTCCTCGTCACTCTGAAAGAGGACACTTTTCAAGGCCTGGTGAATTTGGAGTTTCTCCAAGCTGACACAAATTTTATTCGGGTCATCGAGCCAGGGGCATTCAACAAACTGATCCGCCTCAAGGTCCTCATCCTGAATGATAATTCCATCGAGTTTTTACCCAGCAACATTTTCCGGTTTGTGCCCCTCACGCACCTGGACCTGCGTGGAAACAAGCTGCAGACACTGCCTTACGTGGGGTTTTTGGAGCACATCGGCCGGATAATGGAGCTTCTCCTGGAGGACAATGACTGGGTCTGCgactgtgacattttacatttaaaaatctggATGGAAAACATGAGGGCCCAGTCTGCAATTGGGGATGTGGTATGCAGCACACCACATCACCTTAAGGGAACCATTCTGGCTAAAGTGAAGCGGGATGTTCTGTGCCCGTCTCATGCAGATATTAACCTGGAGGAGCCGTCGAAGTCGCTGGATATGGTCGTTACGCCCTCGTCCAAAGTGTCTCAGGTTCCCAAGTTGGTCAACGCCAAAGATGACGCCAAGGTACCGACCCCCTCTCACTTTCCTGGCAGCCCTTGTGTGGAACACTGTTCCTGTCACAATCACCCTGTGGCTGGGTTTTTGATGCATTGTCAGGACAGAGGGATTCAAAAGGTGTCGGATATCGGAATACTTCAGCAAAGCCCCACTAAACTGGTCATGACGGGAAATATGATTCAGAAACTCTTGAAATATGATTTCGTCACCTATGATAGTTTAGAATTGCTCAACCTGGCGAACAACAGAATTGATTACATTGATAATGAAACTTTCCTCAGCCTGAGCAGTTTgaaaaaactgtatttgaatGGTAACAGAATTGAGAAACTGTTTTCCACAATGTTTGTGGGGCTCCACAACCTTGAATACCTGTATCTGGAATACAACCTTATCAAAGAGATTGCCCCAGGCACATTTAATCCCCTGCCAAACCTGAAGCTGCTGTCATTAAATAACAACCTGCTCAGCTCTCTTCCCGCGCAGATATTTCGCAACGTGCCCCTCACCAAATTAAACCTGAGGAAAAATCTACTTATGCACCTGCCAGTGAGCAACGTGCTTGATCAACTCGACTCACTGGAGCAAATTTATTTAGAGGACAACCCCTGGGACTGCAGCTGCGACTTGCTCAGCCTCAAACAATGGGTGGAGAAACTCAGAAAGGACACGGTGGTGGGCTCCATTTTGTGTCACACACCAAAGAACGTGATGCAGGCTGAGCTTAGAAGTGTTCGTCATGAGACTCTGTGTCCCGGTTTAGGGACCTACTACCCTATGTCTCCAGGTGGCGAGGAGAGTGTGACAGCTACACTGGGGCCTGACAGCAGCGGCAAGAGTTTGTTCAGCCCACTCACAGACACTGTCCCACTCTCTGTGCTCATCTTAAGccttcttgtttttgtcctcATGATTATATTCTGCTCTGCAGGGCTGGTGGTGTTTGTAGTACACCGCCGGCGGAGAAGGGCAAAGAAAAAAGCAGCGGAGGAACAGCCCCGAGAAAACGCCAACAGTAGTCCCATCCACTTACATTACAGTATGTATGGGCAGAAAACTACACACCACACTCTGACCCAGAGAACAGGGTCTGCCAGTCTGTATGAAGAGAGATCACATAGTCCTATTGTTCAGATCTGCCGCAACCCCACCTACTGCTCCCAGCACAAGGAGCACGACGCAGATTTGGATTATAGCCTGGACGAGCCGGGCGCTAAGCACCATCTCTGCCGGAGTATCATGGAGAAGGAGAACACGTCTCCTCTCACGGGAAATCCCAGCTCAAAGTTCAGACCCATGACTGGAGAGTGCCCTGCAGAGTTCGTCACTCTCGGGAATCCCAACTCCTTGTACAGGAACATACTGGAGCGGgagaaggagctgcagcagcttggaaTAACGGAGTACCTTAGGAAAAACATGCCCCAGCTTCAGTCTGCTGTGGACATGCAGGTCCCGGGGCACCAGGAGGAGTTAAAGCTAATGGAGACAATTATGTACACAAGACCACGTAAGGTCATGCTTGAGCAAACTAAGAATGAGTACTTTGAACTCAAAGCTAACCTGCATACTGAGCCAGACTACTTGGAGGTTCTGGAGCATCAAACTGCATTTAACTGA